The Phalacrocorax aristotelis chromosome 2, bGulAri2.1, whole genome shotgun sequence region CAGAAACCAGTTTTTCCTCTTACAATGTGAacacagggaaatgaaaagcaaataagcaaTGCAAAGTCACAGAAGTAGTCAGTCTTAAAAACAATTGTAACATGCCTGTGAGACTCTGTATCTCCTCAATACTGGATGAGGACATAGGAATAGGCGCGTGAAACTTCAGCACAAAAAAAGCTGGCAAATCCATGCTTAGTTCATCAGTCAGTGGCAAAAAAACAGGgttgctgggggaaaaaaaggtcaaaatggAAGTTTGTTACAGAAACTGACATAACAAGGACTCATATTGTAAGGCCTCTATCAGGTCCCAAGCAGTTTACTACGTTCCATACTTTTTCTGTCTtgagaaattatttactttataAACGCAACTATAAcctttaatgttttaaaacaaagttaatGTGAAGActggcagaaaggaaaagtaagcCACCAGAAACTGAGGAACAGTGCACAAGGATGTTTGCTATAAATCATTCTATAGTGATTTATTATGGATAATTACTTCAGACTTTCCCTCCAACCTAATATTGAAATAGAGATGAGGTGTCAGTATCCACGGTGGGATGACAAACTATTTTGTATAGTTAAGGCATAATATGCCTTGATatatgatttatttattctgaaactATGCAGGAGTTGCTTGATGAATACTAGGAAGTTAAGTAATATTGTTCCAGTGGCTCTTTCTGGCTTCAAATCTATGAATAAATCCATAGTTCAATGCAGTTGACACAGTTAAATATGAACACAATAACTTTAAAGTCCATTTGGGAAAACTGTAAAAGCCACAGGTTATACAAGGTGTAGCTATAGAGCATAATGCCGTCAATAAAACAGAGCTTCCTGCTTTAGCAGAGGCTAAATGTAAGTTATGCTGAGGTTAGTGCCAATGACTTGTAAATCTATTTCTGTATTGTGAAGAGTCCAGAGCCTCACCCGTCCTCTCCAGCTTGAGAATCTACAAGTAGTGGAGAAAGAGGAAGTTTGTAGAGCATATCTGTGCCTTCAAGAGTTACAACAGTTTTTGTTCCACACACCTGGGAACCTGAGGGAGAAAGAGAACTGCATTATTTTACTCGTGTCAGTGTGGATTAATCCTATCCATACAAAACATGCAATGGTAAGGTATCTGAAAAGTCAGGTCCAACTGACAGCCACAATGTCTTGGGCAGCAAGGAGAGGCCTGCACAGACCACACCCAAAATGCCAAAGTTGCCCAATGTGGGACATGCCATGAAACAGATCAAGCAACCACCAGTCATTTTCATGCTGTTTAGTCAGTTGTTTTGTTTGATATCACTTTCACTTCAATTTGGGTCAGCAGCCAAGAAATGGGAAAGTAGTTTCCTGATGCATGTTATAATTGTGCTAAAGTGCATCACACAAATCATTCTGCTAAACTAgaattttaaattgtatttctgaatttcattaaTGAActttaattaagaaaacaggTAATGCTGTAAAAGTTATCACAttagttatttttgcttttctagctTTACCAGGACGTAGTTCTGCTTCCAAAACCTGATAGGGAGAAATGTAAAATTCGATGTTCATAGGAGCTCCTGaggaataattaaaaagaataaaaggttACTACACATGTTAATAGAGGAAATATGTTAGGCATCTTGacacaaagggggaaaaaaacaagagcAGTGTAGATGGGCAGAAGGGGATTTCTCAGAGTTCATCTCGAATTACAGTATATGTTCAAATCGCAGCATTTTCTCAGTTATCAAACATCTTTTCAAAGATTAGATTGAATTTCTGTCTCTTGCACAATAACCTGTTGTTCAGCCTTAAAAATACTAGCTGAACTGCTGGCTTTCAGTGAGTAGTCTGAAATAGAAGGGAAAGTTGCAATACTTGCATAAGGGACACTCACATCAAGCTGTGCAACAGGATAGCGGTAGCATGTGTTACTTTTATGAACACATTAACAGTTAAAGCTCACTTCTGGCAGTGTAGATGAGCCAAAAAAACTGATCAACTGACTGTATTTGCCTTTTAGACAACATGAGCGTTATCTCAGCTACTACCGCTGTCACATCACGGTTACTCCCAAGCTGTGGTTTCCCACATAACCTCACAATATTGCTGGCTTTGCTTTTAGGCTGCTGCAAAGTCAACATTGCATTAGCTGATAAACCACCTTGCCTGtttgtattttctccttctgtatGTCTGTACGTTATCTGAGAATACAGACACAGTAAGTCCCTACAGGATGTTTTGTTTGTAATAGAGGATCTTCACTGTAGACAAAGATCAACTCGGTAAGCTTTTTTATTACAATTCTTTGAAtccatgaagaaaagaaaaaaaaaaaatcacctccaGTTCTTGGCACCAGGTGTCCTACTTTTCCATGAAGTACTTCAGTAACTCTGTTCACATCCTGTGTTCTAGTTCAAAACACATCTTGATTAGTGTTTCCTGAGTTGCAATGCTAGATAGGCTAATGTAAAGGATAATTTGTGCCCTTAATCAAAGGGAGACGATGCTGTCTTGGAAGTAAATTGTGCCTCCATTTGTTATGACAGCTTCCAAAACACCATCATTCCACTCTTGCATTAGTCCTAGGACTTGGGCTTCCAGTTTCAATTCTGTATCTGAGCTATTTCATGTTGTAATTTGATGTGCTATTTACCAGAAATGAAGGGGGACAAAAATATTGGAGTGGCAGGTTGAGCAAAGAGTGAGGAAATAACCTGGATAAACTAACTCAAACAGAACCAATCCATAACCTCAAATGTGATCATACAGCTGAATACATACAGCCATACAATTATGTGGCTGTGTATTAAAACTCTGCATTAACTTACATCACAGGTGGGACAAATAATCTGTTTAActcataaaaaatatttactgagaTGTCAGTGATCAGCAAGGATATAGTATATTTGTTCATGGAGTTAGTATTCTTCATAAGAGAATTCTGTACAAAAATAAGCCAAGAGTGTGTTTCAAGTTACAGAAGGCCATGCTTGCCGAGAGTACTTAATAGGAAAGATATCAGAAAAGATGCTTCAAAAATCCAGAAGGAAACCACTGCCTCAactcattttctgaaaataatgaaactcAATGTACGATTACCAGAGGGTTTAGGAAAATCTGTCTCCCATCTATCTGTAATCCTACTGTTTGaaaggagaaatgagaaaaggaaagatagGAGGAAAGCTAGTATGCACTACTCCTGATATAAAACCTGAGCACAAAATGAGATACCCAAACAGCAGGACCCCAGAAAGTATATTTTACTTCTGCCACAGGGAGATCTAAACATGACTGCTGACTTTCCGGTGCCGTTTGCTCCTAGTGAGTGGTCACATGCACACACCCCCAAGCTCTGCAACCAACCAGTTTCCCAGCAAGTCTCTTAAAGCACAGGAGTTCAGTAGATCGTCTTGTTTGGCATGCCTGGGGTTGGCAAACTGCAGAAAGGCTTCGTGTTTTCCAGTGGGAGAAAACTCATTAGCCTGCCACATCCTGCTCTATAATTAGATTAGTTAACTTAGTTTTTAGTGAAATGAAGGGGTGGAGGGAAAGGGACAAAGGTAGACTTCAAGTTACCTGTCTAGAAGAAACATTGAATAAAGATCTTTTTCAAGGGCCTGCAAAGCAAGGTATCCCTTAGCTTTCATTTCactgggagagagagaagacaattcattatttttgtaagtAAACAAAAGCTAGGCTATggatttaaaaagtatttcaagtAAAAGCCAGTTGCAACCTGTCTCCTGGAATTTGATACAGATTTGACAGGTCTTCTAGAATCTTTCCAAAGGCATCATAGTTCTTCATCCtaccaaaaagaaacaattgCTATCATTCTATTAAATGAGATTCATAATAAGTCTTTTATATCTAACTTGCTAGaaaaagcatcatttcagagTGACATAGACCCCCTCCTTATGAGATCTGGTAAGTAGCAGtactgcttttaaattttcttagaAGATACCAGGAAATGTGAATCCTTGGCTCTGTTGCAAAAAGCAGTGTAAATATAGCTGACACTGGTTAAATATGCACTACTGAAAGCAATAGATATTCACGATACACAAATTTGACAGCTCATCAGCTGCAAAGCACTTCTCCTGATATTCCAATAAAGCCAGTCAAGTAGCAACACCTCCCTAATGCAATGTACTTGTACATTGTTCTTTTCATCAAAATATCAAGTATTGTATTAATATTGCACTTCACAGCACCCTGTGAGAGAGACAGATCTTAAATACAATTAATAGATACATCAATCAAAAAAAGAACAGGGGACAAGTGGCTTGCATAAGTTTGTTCAGACTGCTCAAAACCCAGAATTCCTGCAGATAGCTGTGATAGCCTGGAGCTCTGCTCAGACTAACCCACCAGGTATTTACTCACCTGCTTAAGTGGATTTTAAGTGGATTTTACAAGCCTTACTCAACTCTCTAGTCCTGCAGTCAGAGAGCTGTACTCAGCAAGACATACCTTCCCTTTCCATGCAGAGGTGGCTGCAATTTGGATCAGCAGAGACCAAATAAGCCTGCCTGGACTTTCACATTGGGACAACTCCTTTCCAAACAGAAACCTAAGCAAGCTGCTCAGCTCTTCCATGAGTCTTTCCAGCTGGACTAGCGGGGAAGCAGGCGTGTAGGTACAGGCACAGCACCAGCCTATGCACTATCTGGCTGGTTCATCATGATTTTACAGTTACTTTGGGACTCATGGGAAACATTACACATATAACAAACTGCCTTACAACCAAATAAAATACTACACCAAGAGGTGTAGAAGGGGTACCTGCACTTTTTGCCAAATCATAACAAAAGCTGGAAGGCAGACAAGCACTATCCGCAGTGCCAATGATAACTATATGCCAAACTGCTGGCAGTTAACATCACTGGTAGTCAAAAACCTAGGAAAATGTGAGTTAAAGCTTCAAGACATAGCTGCGTACGCCTATAAAGCTAATATAACTTAATTTCTGAGGAAAGAGAGGGGTGGAAAAACTGGTGACGTGTTACAGGTATGAGAGATTAAATATGCAAGGTCGATCATTATTCTTTGTCTCTTTACCTTCCCCATTCAACTGTTCTGCCAAGGTATTTAAATAAGAATCCAATTTCCTAAATACACTCATTATTAGTAAAACCTGGAACCTTGATCATATTGGCTGGAGGACTTCTAAATGAACATGCTGGTGGCCTGACCTGGAACAGCAACTattcagacaaaacaaaaatggtaataataataataaaatatatatttattttaaattccgTATAGATATAATAATATATGTtcttattaatatatattataattatatatttttaatatattttttatataatgCCTTACTGCTACATGAGAAAATTAAAGTAACATCTCCTAtgcatttgcaaagaaaaacagaccaTGTGATATCACCTTGTTTTCATTGCTGTGACAGAAGCCTGAAGGACATGTAATTAAGACATTTGCGTAAGGGCAACACAAAGGCTATTTAGTATTTgatggaaggagaaggggaaaagtaATATCTGGTTTGGATCTGTAAATCTGCCAGTTTTGAATCATCATCATCAGTCCATTTCCAAAATTATGGGTCCAAGCAGTTCCGTAATTCTTGCAATCAACACAAATGCAAGTATTCAAAGGCTGTGTTCAACTGGCAGCTAAAGCCCAATACAATGAATTACTCTTTCCCCTCGCTCCACTGAGGCAAATGCAATTTAGCTGTTCTCAATTTAATGACTCGAGGAATAAGTAGTGCCTGGAGTATCTTTTCAAAATCATATTTGCTGCAGTTTTAGCCTTGAATTTACAAATTGGAAGCAGGTAATAACACTTACAGCAACCACCAGCCTCCAATATGGAGCACTGGAACCACCTTCccacataaaataaaatctaaaaaggTGTCAgttcttctgttgttttctggaTTCATATTATTGTTTCCTgattcttgcctttttttttttctttcacttcttaCACTGAAAAAACTCTAGCCTTGGCTTCTCCGCAACATTAAGATAAACACAAGGCTCAGGAATTCCTTTCCATTCAACAAGAAACTCTGCACATGATTCTTTACCTTAGATGCTGCAACAAGTCATCACAAACCTACAGGAATGAGAGAGGGGAGTTTCATGTTTCTTACCATCCTTTGTGAAACATCTCTTAAAAGCATTTCATTGGCAACTATAACAACTATAAGAATGTTCCTCATAACTTTCAATTAGCTGAATggttagcttaaaaaaaaaaacaaaacacaacaaaaaccagaCTAACATTACAATAGTTAAAACgttatattaatataataattaGCAGAACAAAGGCTCTGTGGAAGAGGATAAAATTAACATAAATAGTTTGTTGATAaattctttccagaaaaaaaaaaattgcatcttcaccagtttttcttttattggcAGTTACTGTGCTAAAATTCTGTGCTAAAATTTATTGGCAGTTACTGTGCTAAAATTCAATCCTAATAATATTGTCCAGCACTCACTTATCAACAACCCTGTGCTGGTTAAACAGAATAACTTGAAATTCCTGGACTGACTGCAACTGAAAAACAGGGGCTAAATTAACTCGAAATTAATGTAACAATTTGGATACTTAGTGATGTAAATCAAGTTTatgctccccacccccccacaacaGGTTGTTGTTATATCTTGGATCTGAAGGATTGTCTGTGACTCTAAGCAACTGCAGAACATGGTATATGAACTGCAGAGTGATATTTTGCTAATGTTTTAATGAGTAATTTGCATGAAAAACATCCCCATTAGTAGGAATGCACATACTCCTAAAGAAggtagaagggaaaaaatagaatCTTTAGTAACAGCTCCAAGACATCCACTGAGAATATATATTGCATTACACCttggtaggaaaatattttaagacccTGTTATTTACTGTATGTTGATAACATCAAAGTATgagaatacaaatatttatgcagGGTACTACAAAATTCTTGTAAGGTGGACATGTCGGCTGAGTTTTACCTTAATATTTAATGCTACAGTACATACCTGTAACCAAATTGTAAATTGAGGCGAGAGATTCAGATGCCTAAAGAGGTAGGTAGTGCCATTTACTGGCTGGCAGGTGTGACAAGACCAAAAGGGAGTCAAAGACTTTCTGACAtggcagctggaggccaggagAGAGACGACAGGAAGGTGAGAGACAGTGAAAATTAACTTTACCACAGGAGCTTCTCCAAGGTGAGCCAACTTTACATATACCACATTTCCATTCTTCTCCAGCTGAACTTCTATATAAAACATGTTTGATGTTATGTAGCAGGAAGTCCCACTGGGGCTAACATGAGCATTAAGCctgaagagaggggaaaaaataaataaaaaaaaaggtttgtatGTCTAAAAATTCTGTCacatgaagaaaggaaatgagtaTAGTTTACTCAGTCGTGGGAAGAGGCATGAGGGGTGCTTCAAAAATAACTCTTCCTTGGCTCAGCTTCTGAAAATTATCCAACCAGGCAATATATTTGTGCTCTGTTCTCTGCATTATTGTGTTGGTTTGCAGAAAACTATTTACCACAGCCTGTAGCTTTGGGACCTAGGCGTGCATGCCCTCTTTTTACCCAACAACCTCCTCCACAAAGGGCTAATCAAAATCGGCACTTATACCCATTCCTAGTAACACACTCCATTGGAACACTGAGCTAGAAGTATATTGTTGACAAGCCATACAGATGGTATTCCTCACTGGACTTGGGGCCATGCTTGCTCATTTGCATTTATTCATAAACAAACTTACCCTTTTTGTTTGGATAAAGATTCCAATCTGTtcatcacagaaaacaaagatttagctgcaaaacagaaatgttatttaatcAGGCTGCAATGATCAAGAAGTAGAATCCTGCTTTAAAGGCTATAATttaggaaatgagaaaatagtATCTCTTGCATGACTTCTTGTTATTAATGACAACTATTACCCTATGATTAACGAGTGCTGTGCTGGGTAGAGCTTATTCTCAGAATCTGAGAACAGCTATAGCCTGAAGGCTTAGCCCAAAGATGAGTCAAGTCTCTTGTGTCATACCCACCTTGTGTTTGTACATTTGACCCCTTTGTGCAGAACATCACCAATAGATAAGGATAGGTAGTTTCcatagaatattaaaaatatgctttgagTTATCTGACAGCTCATTACCATTTAATGTCCTTTGTATCTTCTCCATGCAAGAGACCAATGGACCACCTGGAGCATTACCATCAAGCCGTTGAAGTGGCTTATCCTAGCACATTTGTGAAAACAAGAGACAGAGGAAGACTCCTTAAATTACTAGCCAAAAAGGAATATCACTGCATGTGAGACACAGAACACTGGTGCCCAGTACAACAAAACAAtacttatttctttctgtcaaaCATAGGGGTGACCTATAATTGTAGCTATCTCTGAGGTAGCAGCACTGAATGGATTTGTGAAGATCCTATTGTGCAGTGATTATATATCAGAAGCCTttggagcagggagcagcttTCCATTCACTTTTCTTGAGCTGAACACAAGTTACACCAGCTAATTTCACCATGATAATAGAGAGCAGCTATGAAAAGGCACTAGGTTTTTATCTTAGGAGGAATCTGCCAGAGTGAAAAGGAGAGATCGGTAAGTGCCACAGGTGTACTTGGTTAGACTCAAGGTGCAAGTTCCAGCTGAAGATATTAACTTAAGTAGCAAGCAAACTGTCCCAGCTTCTCTTCTGGCTCTTGTCTGAAAATTTCTCATAGTACACACTTCAACTCACAAAGGAATTTCACTGCTGAAAAGTTTTCTCTATTTTCAGACTCAGGATATTGCTTTCACAGTAAGGCTTTAGTTAAGCAATATCCTTATGGGACTTTTTATACCAAGTTCACAGCAATTGTGCTAATCTGCTTTTTATAAAGATGATTCTTAAATATAATTAGCTACTGGAAGGGTGAGAAGCATGGAACAACTTAAGGTATATCACAGAGGATAGAGTCTAGACAGCAGGTTTCAGGCcattttctgaaacacagtCTTTTCTCCCAATCGTGTGGGCAAAAAATTGTCTTTACATACTACAAATGTCCTAACGATAATGAATGGAAAATAACCTAAAGTATTAGACAATCAGAGCTAACCCCTGAGGAGTTAAAATAATGCAAGAAACAAACTCTAAAGTGTTAAAATAATGCAGGAATCTTTTTTTATCCACTGTTGTAAGAAAATTAGGAGCCAGGCTATAATAGGTACCAGatctggggggttttggggtttttgtttccagtggcttttttttttttttaagtcaaggTTGTGAACCATCTTGGCAACCTGCTCTTAAACCACATATCCTTCTCTTACCTAATGTGTGATTCTTACCATGCAAAAATGGACAAGCTTCAGAGTTTCGGTCCATGGTTTTTGTTGGTATTTTAAACGCAACTGTTCCATTAAAGCTTTTGTAGAAATAGCTGTCATGGCACCTGAAAAACACATCAAAATGTTCTAAATATAATAGCATGTATTTAAATTGGCAACCAGAAagttgaagaaggaaaaatataaagacTTGCTAAGGTCATTGGTGTTATGCTTCAAAAGAAGAGGCATTAAaaaattttagtttaattttgcaTGCAAATATCTAATTTTTGTAAGACTCTGACAGAAAAAGGGTGAGAGGATATTTTGTATAGGCAAGTATTCTCAATATTAAATGCAGAGATGTAGCCCAGTCTTCAACTTGTTAAACAACTAGGCATTCTTTACCTATGCACAATCTTATATGTGTATTCTTAATAAATACCAAGGCCTTGCCCTGGGTTTCAGGCATCCAGATTTCTACACCCACCTAGAGCTCCTTAGAGTTAATTTTGATTAGACATAAAAcattagagatatttttttttatgagggtggtgaaacactggcacaggttgtccagagaggtggtagatgccccatccctggaaacattcaagaccaggctggacagggctctgagcaatctgatctagttgaagatgtccctgctcattaaaggtcatctagttcaaccctCCCtgcaaaggtcccttccaacccaaaccattctatgattctaggattT contains the following coding sequences:
- the LOC142053692 gene encoding mediator of RNA polymerase II transcription subunit 1-like is translated as MCFSGAMTAISTKALMEQLRLKYQQKPWTETLKLVHFCMDKPLQRLDGNAPGGPLVSCMEKIQRTLNAKSLFSVMNRLESLSKQKGLNAHVSPSGTSCYITSNMFYIEVQLEKNGNVVYVKLAHLGEAPVVCDDLLQHLRMKNYDAFGKILEDLSNLYQIPGDSEMKAKGYLALQALEKDLYSMFLLDRTQDVNRVTEVLHGKVGHLVPRTGGAPMNIEFYISPYQVLEAELRPGSQVCGTKTVVTLEGTDMLYKLPLSPLLVDSQAGEDGNPVFLPLTDELSMDLPAFFVLKFHAPIPMSSSSIEEIQSLTGIQITGSKLAPLYELIVQSTLKEKFSEDLSTHKSCFIVSLPDCPKHCYFINKGSEEADLAGALVSKIPFSHPKCVPGVIEILRHQLAYNSLISSCVSEKHINEDDSELLYFEVVPHKNTSFSVFFLHPVKENLACVIIDVITSREVQCRLHLNPQDPTLNSSDDFIARAVKRCMSVPVVMRAIFRNAAKVKADSETQDMEVDMTQKPEPPCQQVMDSNSPEESLSVAGQQDWVVTDKPSTTDSPKENLSTAKLETLGDNTGKSNPPVSTETLGRVEESNSTASTEAIMTDE